From Thermodesulforhabdus norvegica, the proteins below share one genomic window:
- a CDS encoding class I SAM-dependent methyltransferase — MKSGRIFSWHDDFWFEYSFLKPKGLDLAVEQAIRKVWKSERRYSVLDVGCGSGRFLRWLDQLGHHAVGIDPSAELVRKASGRVSSRVVVERAFAESLPFEDSSFDYVFFVFSLEFVHNPVQALSEGLRVARRGVFIASLQKCSPLVFGECFRSGRWWVWDESTEVTHPGGLGKTIGRVLENKKGLSPVALEMEYLWPGNVWIGGLKIVGKILAPVVLASLTKAIPVDFRLPVLKRLEDLRPLTTPFPNGVPVIRWNTFMRNKRGVIRKEYGNERMFTV, encoded by the coding sequence ATGAAATCTGGAAGGATATTCTCATGGCATGATGATTTCTGGTTTGAATACTCCTTTTTGAAACCCAAAGGGCTTGATCTTGCCGTAGAACAGGCCATTCGTAAGGTGTGGAAGTCCGAACGGCGATATTCGGTTCTGGACGTGGGGTGCGGATCCGGAAGATTCTTAAGATGGCTTGACCAACTGGGGCATCATGCCGTGGGTATAGATCCTTCCGCCGAGCTGGTGAGAAAAGCTTCCGGGCGGGTATCTTCCAGGGTCGTCGTAGAAAGGGCCTTTGCCGAGAGTCTGCCCTTTGAAGATTCTTCCTTCGACTACGTTTTCTTCGTATTCAGTCTTGAATTCGTTCATAACCCGGTGCAGGCACTTTCGGAGGGGCTCCGTGTTGCCCGCAGGGGTGTCTTCATCGCTTCTTTGCAAAAGTGTTCCCCTCTGGTTTTCGGCGAATGTTTTCGCAGTGGGCGCTGGTGGGTCTGGGATGAAAGCACCGAGGTAACTCATCCCGGTGGTTTGGGTAAGACCATCGGTCGTGTTCTGGAGAACAAAAAGGGCTTATCTCCGGTTGCTCTGGAGATGGAATACCTCTGGCCGGGAAATGTCTGGATCGGAGGCCTTAAAATAGTCGGTAAGATCCTCGCTCCCGTCGTTCTGGCCAGTCTTACGAAGGCAATTCCCGTTGATTTCAGACTACCGGTTCTGAAGCGGCTCGAGGATCTCAGGCCCTTGACGACACCCTTCCCCAACGGAGTGCCGGTAATTCGGTGGAATACTTTTATGCGGAATAAAAGAGGCGTAATCAGAAAGGAATACGGGAATGAAAGAATGTTTACTGTATGA
- a CDS encoding universal stress protein encodes MIKVEKILVPVDFSESSKKAVRYGVVFAREMGAELYFYHVINQRIVDAIHELSVKGYKGEFLEVMSKVISDRENELKVFVPEEWREGLKVNFLIDQGKPGKAIVDKARDLNVDLIIVGCQGHSALGGLLLGSVAQYVVNHGPCPVLVVHPKEKDFAE; translated from the coding sequence ATGATTAAAGTGGAGAAAATTCTGGTTCCTGTAGATTTTTCGGAAAGCTCTAAAAAGGCCGTTAGGTATGGAGTCGTTTTTGCCAGAGAGATGGGAGCAGAACTCTATTTCTATCACGTCATAAATCAGCGCATCGTTGATGCTATTCATGAGCTGAGCGTCAAAGGGTATAAGGGTGAATTCCTTGAGGTTATGTCGAAGGTGATCTCCGACAGGGAAAACGAGCTTAAGGTTTTCGTACCGGAGGAATGGAGAGAAGGCCTTAAGGTGAATTTCCTGATCGATCAGGGGAAGCCCGGTAAGGCCATTGTGGACAAAGCCAGAGATCTCAATGTGGACCTCATCATCGTGGGATGCCAGGGACATTCTGCTCTGGGAGGACTTCTTCTCGGAAGCGTAGCCCAATATGTGGTCAATCACGGTCCCTGTCCCGTTCTGGTAGTTCATCCAAAAGAAAAGGACTTTGCCGAATAA
- a CDS encoding endonuclease III domain-containing protein, with protein MKGRLTEISDLPSLRKDILLTLYELLFKHFGPQNWWPAETPFEMIVGAILTQCTSWSNVEKAIDRLKSAGKLSLEALLETDYEEIEELIKPSGYFRQKAVKLKNFVNYIAVEWDGDLEAFLDQELETLRKALLNINGIGPETADSIILYAANKPIFVVDRYTYRCVYRHGWFDGPFHYGRLQSFFMETLEASVSLYQEYHALFVQLGKYYCRTKPRCLECPVGKFIKPRRTL; from the coding sequence GTGAAAGGCAGGCTTACAGAGATTTCGGACCTTCCGTCTCTCAGGAAAGACATCCTTCTAACTCTGTACGAGCTCCTTTTTAAACATTTTGGGCCTCAAAACTGGTGGCCGGCCGAGACGCCCTTCGAGATGATTGTCGGAGCAATACTTACTCAGTGCACATCATGGAGCAACGTTGAAAAGGCAATAGATAGATTAAAATCTGCCGGAAAACTCTCTCTGGAAGCCTTGCTTGAAACAGATTACGAAGAAATTGAAGAACTTATAAAGCCATCCGGATACTTCCGGCAGAAAGCAGTTAAGTTGAAGAATTTCGTGAATTACATCGCCGTGGAATGGGATGGGGATCTGGAAGCCTTCCTGGACCAGGAACTCGAAACACTTCGAAAGGCTCTTCTGAACATAAACGGTATAGGCCCCGAAACGGCCGACAGCATAATTCTATACGCTGCTAACAAGCCGATATTTGTTGTGGATCGCTATACTTACCGCTGTGTTTATCGCCACGGCTGGTTTGACGGCCCTTTTCACTACGGGCGGCTTCAGAGCTTTTTCATGGAAACACTGGAAGCCAGCGTATCTCTCTACCAGGAGTACCATGCTCTTTTTGTTCAGCTGGGAAAATATTATTGCCGCACGAAACCCAGATGCCTGGAATGCCCGGTGGGTAAATTCATAAAACCTAGGAGGACGCTATGA
- a CDS encoding ferritin-like domain-containing protein: MIFGFNAEEVFDIAIAIEENGKRFYDEACRIVDDEAVRTLFRELAQEEVKHKERFIELKNQIPEDVKGQTVYDPDHEITLYLKMMADDHVFRTGESVAEKVASIKSPEDALKMAMQFEKDSVIFFLTMKDHTEDPKGKEMVDLLVKEEQQHLRRISAALRALKQKP; this comes from the coding sequence ATGATCTTTGGTTTTAATGCCGAAGAGGTTTTTGACATAGCTATTGCAATAGAGGAAAACGGCAAAAGGTTTTACGACGAGGCCTGTCGTATTGTGGATGATGAGGCCGTCAGAACGCTCTTTCGGGAATTGGCTCAGGAAGAGGTTAAACACAAAGAGAGATTTATCGAACTGAAAAATCAGATCCCCGAGGACGTCAAAGGGCAAACGGTGTACGATCCGGATCACGAGATAACTCTCTATCTGAAGATGATGGCCGACGATCACGTCTTCAGAACCGGTGAAAGCGTGGCCGAAAAGGTTGCCTCCATAAAAAGCCCGGAGGATGCCCTGAAGATGGCCATGCAGTTCGAGAAAGACTCTGTTATCTTCTTCCTGACCATGAAGGATCACACTGAAGATCCAAAAGGAAAGGAGATGGTGGATCTTCTGGTGAAGGAGGAACAACAGCATCTGAGACGCATTTCTGCGGCTCTGAGGGCTTTAAAACAGAAACCTTAA
- a CDS encoding glutaredoxin family protein, which translates to MARVTIFSTPTCPYCKQAKEFLSANGVDFEDIDVSSSKEALRKMKEVSGGARSVPVIVVEDSVIVGYEEAELKKLLKEKNIIQ; encoded by the coding sequence ATGGCAAGGGTTACCATTTTCAGCACGCCCACCTGTCCTTATTGCAAGCAGGCTAAGGAATTTTTATCGGCCAATGGCGTGGATTTTGAGGACATTGATGTCTCTTCCAGCAAAGAAGCGCTTCGGAAGATGAAGGAGGTTTCGGGAGGCGCCCGGAGTGTGCCCGTAATAGTCGTTGAGGATTCTGTAATCGTGGGTTACGAAGAAGCAGAGCTGAAAAAGCTTCTAAAGGAAAAAAACATCATTCAGTAG
- the amrS gene encoding AmmeMemoRadiSam system radical SAM enzyme: MKECLLYEVRDNKAVRCLTCAHKCLIKPGKKGICHVRENRDGVLYALNYAKVVARNVDPIEKKPLFHFQPGSLSYSIATVGCNFRCLFCQNADISQMPRDQGIIYGREVPAEAVVEDALRHNCLSISYTYTEPTIFLEYAYEVMTLARKEGLKNVFVTNGYMSEEAVGLLSDVLDGANVDLKAFNDKFYREQCGAKLEPVLKAIRLLKEAGVWIEITTLLIPGLNDDPGELKDLAGFIYSVDPAIPWHISRFHPAYKTFNIPHTPLETLHRARKIGIDMGLKYVYTGNVPGDEGENTFCPHCGAKIIARVGFSSRVVNLTDKGTCSRCGYGIEGVWGR, encoded by the coding sequence ATGAAAGAATGTTTACTGTATGAAGTCAGGGATAACAAAGCTGTAAGATGCCTGACCTGCGCTCACAAGTGCTTAATAAAACCGGGAAAGAAGGGAATATGTCACGTAAGAGAAAACCGGGACGGTGTACTTTATGCGCTGAACTATGCAAAGGTCGTTGCAAGAAATGTTGACCCCATTGAAAAAAAACCTCTATTTCACTTCCAGCCGGGGTCACTGAGTTACTCCATTGCCACGGTAGGTTGTAACTTCCGATGCCTTTTCTGTCAGAATGCCGACATTTCTCAGATGCCCAGGGATCAGGGAATTATTTACGGGCGTGAAGTTCCTGCCGAAGCCGTTGTGGAAGATGCTCTGAGGCACAACTGTCTTTCCATATCATATACATACACGGAACCGACTATTTTCCTGGAATACGCCTATGAAGTGATGACCCTCGCCAGAAAGGAAGGGTTAAAAAACGTTTTTGTTACCAACGGGTACATGAGTGAAGAGGCCGTCGGCCTCCTGAGCGATGTGCTCGACGGAGCAAACGTGGATCTAAAAGCTTTTAACGATAAGTTTTACAGGGAGCAATGCGGCGCCAAGCTTGAACCCGTTTTGAAGGCCATTCGACTCCTGAAAGAAGCCGGGGTATGGATTGAGATAACAACCCTTTTAATCCCAGGACTTAACGACGATCCCGGGGAATTAAAAGATTTGGCCGGGTTCATTTATTCTGTGGACCCTGCCATTCCATGGCATATAAGTCGATTTCATCCCGCCTATAAGACCTTCAACATACCTCACACGCCTCTGGAGACCCTTCACAGGGCGAGAAAAATAGGTATTGATATGGGTCTCAAATATGTTTACACCGGTAACGTTCCGGGAGATGAAGGAGAAAATACCTTCTGCCCGCACTGTGGAGCCAAGATAATAGCCAGGGTGGGCTTCTCCAGCCGGGTGGTAAACTTAACGGATAAAGGAACCTGTTCTCGCTGTGGTTATGGAATTGAGGGAGTCTGGGGCAGGTGA
- the rd gene encoding rubredoxin, with the protein MDRYVCTICGYVYDPAVGDPDRGIPAGTPFEKLPDDWTCPVCGAAKSDFEKE; encoded by the coding sequence ATGGATCGTTATGTATGCACAATCTGTGGCTATGTTTATGATCCGGCAGTAGGAGATCCGGATCGAGGAATTCCGGCAGGAACCCCCTTCGAAAAGCTACCTGATGACTGGACATGTCCCGTCTGCGGTGCGGCAAAGAGTGATTTTGAGAAGGAGTAG
- a CDS encoding L,D-transpeptidase family protein, with the protein MVIYEETGSSGVCIRGNIRSGLKFLVLLYALSLFLHPAPARAGVCYGVKDLTSPKLSELMNLSKYFSEPLENRIKAILEEGYATRDQIAKILEEHYLQPEITPFFFTDDLNPVPTVTVLKDFVNYYVFYEDAPFPEFSDLDRILRETEFLKVSLARNTPELESHNIPLLCASGYTQQGFYLRNTELPPDRQQQILAWAGSQLQKIERFTGALIKADMTLTALLVRYHLITRPGTLVELPDIGTLRDPNRFRDYLLSLHPSNHHYQLLMERIAFYRDLAGQEQVFLTDSTTLKKGMSGHPVLNLQKRLNQEGFLPDEAVNGIFDELTQSAVVKFQGFHNLEQDGVVGPRTRAALNIPYSTKLRWIRESLRRMRFFLKDDDDIMVWVNIPTFSLEYYRRGTPVSRHKIIVGEASGRMVKIRRTAIRVNNTPTLSSEIKAVVVNPRWYVPERIRKELEEEIAKKPDYLEQGNFRFLTSQYSWGQPRIYQLPGETNPLGRVKFLFDNPFGIFLHDTSQPRLFNRAYRAFSHGCVRVENALDLARFILSDAAPHQLPKLEAFLARKDQTYIVLLRPIPIYITYLPVLSDGRGSLVFGGDPYGWGIDEKLPTFFYRKRK; encoded by the coding sequence GTGGTAATTTATGAGGAGACGGGGAGTTCAGGCGTGTGCATCCGGGGCAATATCCGTAGTGGCTTGAAGTTTTTGGTTTTGCTTTATGCGTTAAGTCTTTTCTTACATCCGGCCCCTGCAAGGGCTGGGGTATGTTACGGCGTAAAAGATCTGACCAGTCCAAAGTTGTCGGAACTCATGAATCTTTCAAAATACTTTTCCGAACCCTTAGAGAACCGAATAAAAGCGATCCTTGAAGAAGGATACGCTACCCGGGACCAGATTGCAAAGATCCTGGAAGAACACTACCTTCAACCGGAGATAACCCCTTTCTTTTTTACCGACGATCTCAACCCGGTTCCGACTGTTACGGTCTTGAAAGACTTTGTGAACTATTATGTCTTTTACGAAGACGCTCCCTTTCCGGAGTTCTCCGACCTTGACAGAATCCTTCGAGAGACCGAGTTTCTAAAGGTTAGTTTGGCTCGCAACACCCCTGAGCTGGAAAGCCATAACATTCCCCTCCTGTGCGCCTCCGGTTATACCCAGCAGGGATTTTATTTACGGAATACCGAACTTCCCCCGGACCGGCAGCAGCAAATTCTGGCCTGGGCAGGAAGTCAGCTTCAGAAGATAGAAAGGTTTACGGGTGCTCTCATAAAGGCCGACATGACTTTAACGGCGCTTCTCGTGAGATATCATCTGATCACCCGGCCGGGCACATTGGTAGAACTCCCGGATATCGGTACCCTACGTGATCCAAACAGGTTCAGAGACTACCTGCTATCCCTGCATCCGTCAAACCATCACTATCAATTGCTGATGGAGCGTATAGCTTTTTACAGAGATCTTGCGGGTCAGGAACAGGTGTTTCTTACGGATTCCACCACCTTAAAGAAGGGAATGAGCGGGCACCCGGTATTAAACCTCCAGAAACGGTTGAATCAGGAGGGATTTCTTCCCGATGAGGCCGTAAACGGTATTTTTGACGAGCTAACCCAAAGTGCAGTGGTCAAATTTCAAGGTTTTCATAATCTGGAACAGGACGGCGTTGTGGGGCCCAGGACGAGGGCGGCTCTCAATATTCCTTACAGTACAAAGCTCCGGTGGATCAGAGAGAGTCTCCGAAGAATGAGGTTCTTTCTAAAGGATGACGACGACATAATGGTCTGGGTAAATATTCCCACCTTCTCTCTGGAGTACTACCGTCGGGGTACTCCTGTTTCCCGACACAAAATTATCGTCGGGGAGGCTTCGGGGAGAATGGTCAAGATCCGCCGAACCGCGATCCGCGTAAACAATACCCCGACGCTTTCCAGCGAAATCAAAGCTGTGGTAGTTAACCCCAGGTGGTATGTACCGGAGCGGATACGAAAGGAACTGGAAGAAGAAATCGCCAAGAAGCCCGATTATCTGGAACAAGGCAATTTCCGATTTCTCACAAGCCAGTACTCATGGGGACAGCCCAGGATCTATCAGCTCCCGGGAGAAACGAATCCCCTGGGCAGGGTCAAATTCCTGTTTGACAATCCCTTTGGAATATTCCTGCACGATACCTCTCAGCCCAGATTATTTAACAGGGCCTACAGAGCCTTTTCCCATGGATGCGTCCGTGTGGAAAATGCTCTTGATCTGGCCCGATTTATCCTTTCAGATGCGGCACCTCACCAGCTACCAAAACTCGAAGCTTTCCTTGCAAGAAAGGATCAAACTTACATCGTCCTTCTCCGCCCCATACCAATCTACATAACTTATCTTCCCGTTTTGAGTGATGGTAGAGGGAGTCTTGTTTTCGGCGGGGATCCTTACGGATGGGGAATCGATGAAAAGCTGCCCACTTTTTTTTATAGAAAGAGAAAATAA
- a CDS encoding MucR family transcriptional regulator → MSKKLVEMAVEIVQNMVMNEPMTADDVQKSLKMIFQTLLELKQAEESGVAEELVKEVVLPEGLSSPMDSIQDDYVICLECGAKFKQLTANHLRTQHNMTPSEYRHKWGFSPKQTLSARSLSEIRKEQAKKRGIPENLRKAIEARRKRTQS, encoded by the coding sequence ATGAGCAAAAAACTTGTAGAAATGGCTGTCGAGATTGTACAGAACATGGTAATGAACGAGCCTATGACCGCCGATGATGTTCAAAAGTCGCTCAAGATGATCTTTCAGACTCTTCTGGAGCTGAAGCAGGCCGAGGAATCAGGTGTTGCAGAGGAACTGGTAAAAGAAGTGGTTTTGCCGGAGGGTCTATCGAGCCCTATGGATTCCATTCAGGACGATTATGTAATATGCCTCGAGTGTGGTGCAAAATTTAAGCAGCTTACCGCCAACCATCTGCGTACACAGCACAACATGACGCCTTCGGAATATCGTCATAAGTGGGGATTTTCACCCAAACAGACCCTTTCTGCCAGATCGCTGTCCGAAATCAGGAAGGAACAGGCCAAGAAACGCGGCATACCCGAGAACCTGCGCAAAGCCATAGAAGCCAGAAGGAAGCGGACTCAGTCTTAA
- a CDS encoding MerR family transcriptional regulator produces the protein MVKEINPNHPLYSIGVVADLLQIHPRTLRVYEQEGLIRPARRGGKRYYSNSDLQWLKCLRKLLSEEGLNIAGVKKLLSMAPCWQIRNCDEETRKQCPAILNFPVPCWELKPRACVQKGLSCEACDVYTKKREDIMQARCCDGEA, from the coding sequence ATGGTTAAGGAAATCAACCCCAACCATCCTCTATATTCCATCGGAGTGGTAGCCGATCTCCTTCAGATCCACCCCAGAACCCTGAGAGTCTATGAACAGGAAGGCCTGATAAGACCCGCCAGAAGAGGCGGCAAGAGGTATTATTCCAACAGCGATCTTCAGTGGTTGAAGTGTCTGAGAAAATTACTTTCTGAAGAGGGATTAAACATTGCCGGAGTAAAAAAACTGCTTTCTATGGCTCCGTGCTGGCAGATACGCAATTGTGATGAGGAGACGAGAAAGCAGTGCCCTGCAATTCTCAACTTCCCCGTTCCCTGCTGGGAGCTTAAACCCAGAGCCTGCGTCCAGAAGGGTCTTTCCTGTGAGGCCTGTGACGTTTACACGAAGAAGCGCGAGGATATAATGCAGGCCAGGTGCTGTGACGGTGAAGCCTAA
- a CDS encoding NTPase: protein MQKPFRLFITGKPGCGKTTIIKHLGHHLRLSGYEICGFYTEEIRKEGSRTGFIIKTWDGTEALLAHKDAKSPYTVGKYKVLVENIDSVALPSMNPPSENTLILIDEIGKMECLSQDFCRKILSIMEAPNPLIATVPIRGGKFVERIKSMPGAVILVLDPGNRENLRDELLRRVIEYVRRKGE, encoded by the coding sequence ATGCAAAAACCTTTCAGGCTCTTCATAACGGGCAAACCAGGTTGTGGAAAAACAACCATAATCAAGCATCTGGGGCATCACCTCCGCCTGAGCGGATACGAAATCTGCGGTTTTTATACAGAAGAAATCCGCAAAGAAGGCTCCCGAACCGGCTTTATAATAAAAACATGGGACGGTACGGAAGCCCTACTTGCCCACAAAGACGCAAAAAGTCCTTACACCGTGGGTAAATACAAGGTGCTTGTGGAAAATATTGACTCCGTTGCCCTTCCTTCCATGAATCCTCCGTCAGAAAATACCCTAATCCTTATCGATGAAATAGGGAAGATGGAGTGCCTGTCCCAGGACTTCTGCCGAAAGATTCTCTCTATTATGGAAGCCCCCAATCCACTTATTGCCACAGTACCCATAAGAGGCGGAAAATTCGTGGAACGAATAAAATCCATGCCCGGTGCAGTGATCCTCGTCCTTGACCCCGGAAACCGAGAAAACCTCAGGGATGAGCTTCTGAGAAGGGTTATTGAGTATGTTAGGAGAAAGGGAGAATAA
- the ilvD gene encoding dihydroxy-acid dehydratase, translated as MRSDLMKSGLEKAPHRSLFKAMGYTDEELQRPLIGIVNSANEIIPGHIHLDRIAEAVKAGVRMAGGTPVEFPVIGVCDGIAMNHEGMKYSLASRELIADSVELMAKAHPFDGLVLIPNCDKIIPGMLMAALRLNIPSIVVSGGPMLAGRLGSQPVDLISVFEAVGSVRAGKMDRETLKELEDEACPGCGSCAGMFTANSMNCLAEALGLALPGNGTIPAVHAARIRLAKYAGMRIVELVRKGIYPRDIVVKEAFENAIAVDMALGCSTNTVLHVPAIAHEAGISIDLNIFNDISRKTPHLCSLRPGGPHFLEDLHRAGGIPAVMKVLADAGLVNRDLPTVSGKTVGEIVDAAAVRDSEVIRPVERAYHAEGGIAVLYGNLAPEGAVVKQSAVAPEMMKRTGRARVFDSEQEAAKAILDGVIQPGEVVVIRYEGPKGGPGMQEMLSPTAAIVGRGLDKDVALITDGRFSGGTRGAAIGHVSPEAAAGGTIALVKDGDEILIDIPGKRLELLVDEGTLEKRRMEWTPPPPRITSGYLARYAAMVTSGARGAVLELRGQL; from the coding sequence ATGCGAAGTGATCTTATGAAAAGCGGCCTCGAAAAGGCCCCTCACCGCTCTCTTTTCAAGGCAATGGGTTATACCGACGAGGAACTCCAGAGACCTCTTATAGGCATTGTCAACTCCGCAAACGAGATCATCCCGGGCCATATCCATCTCGACAGGATTGCCGAAGCGGTAAAGGCCGGTGTCAGAATGGCCGGAGGCACTCCCGTTGAATTCCCCGTTATCGGCGTATGCGACGGAATTGCCATGAATCATGAAGGTATGAAATATTCCCTTGCAAGCAGAGAGCTCATCGCCGACTCCGTTGAGCTCATGGCAAAAGCACACCCTTTTGACGGTCTGGTGCTGATCCCCAACTGCGATAAGATCATACCGGGTATGCTTATGGCGGCACTCAGACTGAACATACCTTCCATAGTTGTCAGCGGTGGCCCCATGCTTGCCGGAAGGCTGGGAAGTCAACCGGTCGATCTGATTTCCGTCTTTGAGGCGGTGGGCAGTGTCAGAGCGGGAAAGATGGATAGGGAGACCTTAAAGGAACTGGAAGACGAAGCCTGCCCCGGATGCGGGTCCTGTGCCGGAATGTTTACGGCAAATTCGATGAACTGTCTTGCCGAAGCCCTCGGATTGGCCCTTCCCGGAAACGGCACGATCCCTGCCGTCCATGCGGCCAGAATCCGTCTGGCCAAGTATGCAGGAATGAGAATCGTCGAACTTGTCAGAAAGGGAATATACCCGAGAGACATTGTCGTTAAGGAAGCCTTTGAAAATGCAATCGCCGTTGATATGGCTCTGGGATGCTCCACAAATACGGTACTTCATGTACCGGCAATCGCCCATGAAGCCGGGATATCCATAGATCTGAACATATTCAACGACATAAGCAGGAAAACGCCTCATCTGTGTTCTCTCAGACCAGGCGGCCCCCATTTCCTCGAGGATCTCCACCGAGCAGGCGGTATCCCTGCCGTTATGAAGGTGCTTGCCGATGCAGGGCTCGTTAACAGGGATTTACCCACGGTTTCCGGTAAAACGGTTGGAGAAATAGTGGATGCGGCGGCAGTGCGTGACTCCGAAGTGATCCGACCTGTAGAAAGAGCATATCATGCCGAAGGGGGAATTGCCGTTCTGTACGGAAACCTTGCTCCCGAAGGGGCCGTGGTGAAACAGTCCGCCGTGGCTCCGGAGATGATGAAAAGAACGGGAAGGGCCAGGGTTTTCGACAGCGAACAGGAGGCGGCAAAGGCAATCCTCGACGGAGTAATCCAACCTGGCGAAGTTGTCGTTATAAGGTATGAAGGCCCCAAGGGAGGTCCCGGTATGCAGGAGATGCTGTCCCCCACGGCGGCCATTGTGGGACGTGGCCTGGATAAGGATGTGGCTCTCATAACCGACGGAAGATTCAGCGGCGGTACTCGAGGAGCAGCTATTGGGCATGTGTCCCCGGAAGCGGCAGCAGGAGGCACAATAGCACTCGTGAAGGATGGAGACGAAATTCTGATCGATATACCCGGAAAGAGACTTGAACTTCTGGTAGACGAGGGTACCTTAGAAAAGCGAAGGATGGAGTGGACCCCTCCTCCTCCCAGAATAACTTCCGGCTACCTGGCACGCTATGCGGCCATGGTTACATCGGGTGCCAGAGGAGCGGTCCTGGAGCTAAGAGGACAGCTATGA